The Acetivibrio saccincola genome window below encodes:
- the argC gene encoding N-acetyl-gamma-glutamyl-phosphate reductase → MFNVGIIGATGYVGIEIVRLLQNHPEINISTVVSHSFAGQKISDVYPNLKNVFDMECESLDIDKISEKADIFITALPHGISKEVIPKLIQRNKRVIDHSGDFRYKSVEVYEKWYNTKHGMPHLLDISVYGLPELYRDKIKDAKLVANPGCYPTCSILAIAPLLKNKLIKTKGIIIDAASGITGAGRNTTLPFQFCESSENFKAYKVANHRHTSEIEQELSFLANEEIMVSFTPHLVPMKRGMLCTIYADLACDKSAKEIIDIYKEYYKDEFFVRIMDEGKLPETKYVAGSNYIDIGIVVDERLSRVIVLSALDNLGKGASSQAVQDLNIMFGLPEHSGLTAPALYF, encoded by the coding sequence ATGTTTAATGTTGGTATAATAGGAGCTACAGGTTATGTAGGTATTGAAATAGTCAGGCTTTTACAAAACCATCCTGAAATTAATATAAGCACTGTGGTTTCCCACAGTTTTGCAGGACAGAAAATATCCGATGTATATCCAAATTTAAAAAATGTATTTGATATGGAATGTGAAAGTCTTGACATAGACAAGATTTCTGAAAAGGCAGACATTTTTATAACAGCCCTTCCACACGGGATTTCAAAAGAGGTAATTCCAAAGCTTATACAAAGAAACAAGCGGGTTATTGACCACAGCGGGGATTTCCGCTACAAATCCGTTGAGGTTTATGAAAAGTGGTACAACACAAAGCACGGTATGCCTCATTTGCTTGATATATCTGTTTACGGACTTCCTGAACTATACAGGGACAAGATTAAAGATGCCAAATTAGTTGCCAACCCCGGTTGCTATCCTACTTGTTCCATTTTAGCCATTGCACCACTTTTAAAAAACAAGCTTATAAAAACAAAAGGTATAATAATAGATGCAGCTTCCGGAATAACAGGGGCCGGAAGAAATACAACTTTGCCTTTTCAATTTTGTGAAAGCAGCGAAAACTTTAAAGCATATAAAGTGGCTAATCACAGGCATACATCTGAAATTGAGCAGGAATTATCCTTTTTAGCCAACGAAGAAATAATGGTTTCCTTTACTCCTCACCTTGTGCCTATGAAGAGGGGAATGCTTTGTACAATTTATGCAGATTTGGCATGTGATAAATCTGCAAAGGAGATTATTGATATATACAAAGAATATTATAAGGATGAATTTTTTGTAAGGATAATGGATGAAGGGAAACTGCCTGAAACTAAATATGTAGCAGGTTCAAATTATATAGATATAGGAATTGTGGTAGATGAGCGCTTAAGCAGGGTAATTGTGCTGTCAGCTTTGGATAATTTAGGAAAAGGAGCATCAAGCCAGGCAGTACAGGATTTAAATATTATGTTCGGGCTGCCTGAACATTCAGGACTTACCGCTCCCGCTCTTTACTTTTAA
- the argB gene encoding acetylglutamate kinase, with translation MNLSMETIIKKAEILIEALPYIQKLFGKTVVIKYGGNAMINENLKNSVIEDITLLKYIGMNPVVVHGGGPDITDALNKFNIESKFVEGLRVTDKKTMETAQMVLIGKTNKEIVSLLNQKGGKAIGLSGIDGKLIECEKHKTSVNGEKIDLGYVGKVTKINSKLIEFIAQDEYIPVVAPIGVGKNGESYNINADTVASEIAAALKAEKLMLLTDVEGVKTSDGKIIPALTINEAYSLIEENVINGGMIPKVLGCIEALEKGVNRTHIIDGRIPHCLLLEIFTNKGIGTMIMKEKVLYHKNEKL, from the coding sequence TTGAATTTATCTATGGAGACAATAATAAAAAAGGCCGAAATATTAATTGAAGCCTTACCATATATCCAAAAACTTTTTGGAAAAACAGTGGTTATAAAATACGGCGGAAACGCAATGATAAATGAAAATTTAAAAAATTCCGTCATTGAAGATATTACGCTGCTTAAATATATAGGAATGAACCCTGTTGTTGTTCACGGCGGGGGACCTGACATAACCGATGCCCTTAATAAATTTAATATTGAAAGCAAATTTGTTGAAGGGCTCAGGGTAACTGATAAAAAAACAATGGAAACCGCCCAAATGGTTTTAATTGGCAAAACCAATAAGGAAATTGTATCTTTACTCAACCAAAAGGGCGGAAAAGCAATCGGATTAAGCGGCATAGACGGAAAGCTTATAGAGTGCGAAAAACACAAAACTTCTGTAAATGGCGAAAAAATTGATTTAGGCTATGTGGGAAAAGTGACAAAAATAAATTCAAAATTAATAGAATTTATTGCACAAGATGAGTATATACCTGTTGTTGCCCCTATAGGCGTGGGTAAAAACGGTGAAAGCTACAACATAAATGCCGATACCGTTGCAAGTGAAATAGCCGCTGCTTTAAAAGCTGAAAAGCTAATGCTCTTAACTGATGTGGAAGGGGTAAAAACAAGTGACGGAAAGATTATTCCTGCACTTACAATAAACGAAGCCTACAGCCTCATTGAGGAAAATGTAATAAACGGAGGTATGATTCCAAAGGTTTTAGGATGTATTGAAGCTCTTGAAAAAGGAGTTAACAGGACACATATAATTGACGGAAGAATACCTCATTGCCTCCTTCTTGAAATCTTTACTAACAAAGGTATCGGAACTATGATTATGAAAGAAAAAGTCCTCTATCACAAAAATGAAAAGTTATAA
- a CDS encoding PilZ domain-containing protein, with protein MRKDIVSTVLKEGMVVGTKLSSCNVWVQNIIYKVKKRSVTIALLTDYLQNVIMFGQPFSIKYTTENSEYIFEGEVSEINPDFPSSVTIDIANVTEIKNQRIFPRADVFLAANVRVEGTEKEYFSVIHDISLVGLGFYCKDILEPDGKQIDIFLYLPNQQTISAKGKIARTAFKNDDIIDYGFQFTEMHEENNNSLSDFFNELEEEKTKLKEHYTSSIKKHLM; from the coding sequence TTGAGAAAAGACATTGTATCCACAGTACTAAAAGAAGGTATGGTTGTAGGCACTAAACTCTCTTCCTGCAATGTCTGGGTTCAAAACATTATATATAAAGTAAAAAAGCGTTCAGTTACCATTGCCCTCTTAACTGACTATCTTCAAAATGTTATAATGTTTGGTCAGCCTTTTTCAATTAAATATACCACTGAAAATTCAGAATACATATTCGAAGGCGAAGTATCGGAAATCAATCCTGACTTCCCTTCTTCAGTTACAATAGATATAGCAAATGTAACAGAAATAAAAAACCAGCGTATTTTCCCCCGGGCTGATGTGTTTTTAGCGGCAAATGTCAGAGTGGAAGGTACAGAAAAGGAATATTTCTCAGTAATTCACGATATAAGCCTTGTAGGTCTGGGTTTTTACTGCAAGGATATTTTAGAACCTGATGGCAAACAAATTGATATTTTTTTATACCTACCTAACCAGCAAACTATATCTGCCAAAGGTAAAATTGCCAGGACAGCTTTTAAAAATGATGACATCATTGATTATGGATTCCAGTTTACTGAAATGCATGAGGAAAACAATAACAGCCTGTCTGATTTCTTTAATGAGCTTGAAGAAGAAAAGACAAAGCTTAAGGAACACTATACCAGCTCTATAAAAAAACATTTAATGTAG